GAAGCTGCTGGAGACGATTGAGGGATGTTCGACGGTCGAGCTGGCGATCCAATCCGTCGGAAGCCATCTGCGCCCCTCGGACCCGGCGGGCGACGACATCGCGGTGAAGTGGCTCGAACAAGCGCTCAAGATTTGCGAGCGGCGCAATATCAATCTCCTGCTGTACACGCACCTCTCCTTCTGGGTCGAACGCCACGAAGATGCGGTGCGGCTGTGCCGCCGGCTGAACCATCCCAATCTGGGCATCGTGTTCTGCGGTTACCACTGGTACGCCGTAGACGGGTCCAATCTGCCGGGCGTGCTGGCTGAGGTGGCGCCGTATCTGAAGCAAGTGAATCTGTCCGGCAGCCGCCGAAATCCGCACGGCTTCGGCAACGTTGCCACGATCGAGCCGCTGGACGAAGGCGAGTTGGACAACTTCGCGGTGCTTGGGCAGCTTAAAAAGATCGGCTATCAAGGAATGATCGGCTTCCAGGGCTGGAGCGAAGGGGGCGACGCTTACCTGAAGCTGAGCCGCTCGCTCCAGGCGTTCCGCGACATGGAACGGCGTCTCGAAGCGCATCCGCACTGGGCGGAATTGAGATTGCTCCCGTAATCCGGAAACTATATGACGTGCCGAATGACAATCATTTCGGCACGTCTTTTTTATTGATATAGGCTATCCCATTTTAAATTAATTTTATTTTCTAATCGAATATACTAATCATTTAATCCCTTT
This genomic window from Paenibacillus thermoaerophilus contains:
- a CDS encoding sugar phosphate isomerase/epimerase family protein; this encodes MAYRVYAMDFSFYNSMGIYSFEARCEMLKEIGYDATHMSVWHGERWRDAAKLAAVKEKYGLDVAGVYVVLDLSLGESHPRNQGILKLLETIEGCSTVELAIQSVGSHLRPSDPAGDDIAVKWLEQALKICERRNINLLLYTHLSFWVERHEDAVRLCRRLNHPNLGIVFCGYHWYAVDGSNLPGVLAEVAPYLKQVNLSGSRRNPHGFGNVATIEPLDEGELDNFAVLGQLKKIGYQGMIGFQGWSEGGDAYLKLSRSLQAFRDMERRLEAHPHWAELRLLP